From the Pseudorasbora parva isolate DD20220531a chromosome 2, ASM2467924v1, whole genome shotgun sequence genome, the window ttatatagcgcttttacaatgacgattgtgtcaaagcagcttcacagagttaaacaggacaatagtgcaacaaaatttgatttggctgtacagtcgttctggagaaaacagcgatgTTATCATCTTATTTcgatttatcatatagcgacaatgttggcagatcagcattatagtttatagaattaaataatacctaataattaattttatttgtatatttagttgaataacttatatcataattttagtgacttcagacaacagtataataaaaaagccagttcatgacccctttaacaaaaatgcttttaataattttagttaacaataacagtACTTATGGGCTTATGTAATTAACACTGCTTTTGTAATTTctgtttataatttaatttatcacCATAAAGCTATCTAGCTGGCTAACATGATGCTATGCTTAGTTAAATTACAGCTCTGTCATTTCTAGCAATTACTGTATAACAACCTaattaataaaagtataatacaGATTTAACTGTTGCCAAATTTGAGCGTTATTGACAATTTTACTGCTGCCACATTTTATTCAACAAGTTGAGCCTGACTGACACATAATTCACATTTTTGCAGTGGGCGCAATGAactaaaaaaaactttccaGGAAAATACTAACCTGAATTTCTAACCCAGCATGGATCAGAAGTAAAAATATGTATTGCTATGTCCTGAGATATATCAGCTAATTATTACCAttttcaagcaaaaatatcAATCAGTATATTGGCATGCAGTCTTTCCAAAAGGTTAGTTTACACTCaaatcacacagacacacagggAGGAAAACAAACATGCACAGGTAAATGGCACTCAAGCACCCAGGCTGATTTATATGCTTATATCAGTTAACAGACAATCCCAACAATATCCAAACAGATGCGTTTTACTTCTGGTGGACCTGTCATTAGACCATCACTCTGAGAAGTAAACAGGCCTTTATCTGTTGGacacaaaacaaaattactCTCCCATGCTCACTTACTCAGATTATCTTCGAAATAAGGACTGAGAGTAAACAGTGGAAGAAGCAGATCTAGACAGAGGAACAGACATAAATAATTGCTAAATAAAGACTAAAATCCCCTGGTTTACTCTgaaaatgagtgtgtgagtgtgagaaatAAGAACCGGGAGACACATCAGCACTCACAAAAGGGATGTATTTGCATATTTTCTATGCCTGCTGGTCATTATGACTTCATACATTTATTCTGGCAATGTCAAAGCAGCGTGCTTAGCCAAGTGTTAACGAATGGGCAACTTCCTAAACACAGAACGCTATAGCTGAGGTATCTGACTCACAAGACTAGTCTATTAGTGATCAGAAGTGGATTCCAGAGAAGTGAACTcatttgtgtatgtgtatgtatatgtatgggTCATTGTTATAAAATTATAGGAATTTCCCTCCAATGTCCTTCCACAAATGACTGAACAATCAGTTACTGTGTGTGCAGACGTGACCTTTCCAAAATCAAAAGACAAAAAGAGTCTGACTTTCTATCTTCAAGTACAATGTACAATTTGCACTTCCTTTGAGAAGCTCTTTTTCCATCATTGCTTCAAACATAATTTAAGCCAAGGCAGTTATTGGACACTGTTAGACACCAGCCAAATAGCTATTCAGACATTGTTTTAGAAACCATGAATTAGACGTGGcccatttaaatatcaaacatCAGCTTTTCAATACATGAAGTCCTGcattatatttgtttttgttgaatATCTTTAATTCACTAAAATAGGATTGTGAATGgcatttttcagattttaaAGTTGTGACTGAATTTGCTTCTGTATTATGACGTATTTTCAAGTGAAATGGCTTATTAAAAAAGGCCAAAATATACAGGGAGACAGATTTTatctagggctgcacgattaatcgtatTTAATCGTGATAACGATATCTGCTTCTGTCGATTGATTTCAAATAATCGTCACGATATTGGCCCGCTCCTTATTTATccttaaaacgtgttttttttgggggggtttgCATTGATAACGAGCCTCTACTAGCAGTCATGCTTGTGGTTGCAAGATGCAAAGAGCTTAAATCCCCCGAATAGAGCTTCTCTCCTTAAAAGGATATACTTTCTTCCCGGTGTTCTACTTAATTTGTGCAATCTGGTAACCCTGCGCACGCACTCCCTCTAAACGCGGAAGGAgtgcagatgatctgaaaacaaacATGCTGGAGTTTAGCGATCTCCACAACGAAATCTTGCTTCAGTGAAAGTGTCATAGccagtctttgtttcttcacaaGACACTTGTGCTATTTTTGTGACCAAATCTGCCATGATCAAACCTTCAGCGATGGATTTCAACGTACGGATCTCCAGCTTACTGTTCGCAGAATAAACGCACCTTTGCAGTCGATGTGACAATTCAATCGGGAAAAGGAATCTAATTTAGAATTATTGTAAAGAATATTACGAGTTTCGCTGTTTTATCTTTTGAAGTTCCTAAAAGCTTTAGAAGTTTTCATAATGTGAACAGTTGAAAATGATATCGCCACTGGTAAGTTCTAAAACAcaacatgaaaatgtgaaaataaaacttAGCGTGGCTTAATTAACGAAGACAGTGTTATTAACTAACCACAGGTAGGAAACAACATAATAAAGCATACTATGTACAGAAAAGCAGATGAGCCCTGAATAGGAACGCAACGCGTTTAACTGGCATTTTCCTCCCATAAAGAAAAgtgccacattttattttatgtcaccatacttgatcgttcaactattcgtgtaactgtatttaaatagggaaaacatggaggtgtttggtcgcttctaacttgatctcagtttggtaccatagtgaatgaactgggcttagtgggctaaactaaatgctatcagatcatcaccgcgcatcagagagattaagagcacacactcagacgagagagggatgtgtcaactcgtcttagttaagggaataacatagtttaatatgaaaaagcgctgaagtatccctttaaatgaagTCGGTGTGCCACCTACAGGCCTTTTGGGTGAAGTGTAGGTTGGTAAACAACGTTAccctttttgacaaaataatcgtgattatgattttgagcaaaataatcatgattatcatttttaccattataatgCAGCCCTAATTTTATCAGGTCAAATattgttaaattatttattgctaactttaataataataataatcagacaCAGAAAGCTCACAGAGAGCAGCGATACTTACGCATTACAGTATGGTCTCTTCTCAAAGCCTTTGTAGTTCTTCATGTTTAGAGTCATCTTACAGACTTCACAGCTAAAGCATCCTTTATGCCAGtactgaaagagagagagacagatagatTAAAGCTTTAAATGTTTGTATTAGGAGGTGTATGCAAAAGAAACTTGTCTGCAACGGAGTTAAGAGAGATAAAGACAAATAAAAAGAGCAAATGAGATGTCCTTCAAATCCCTTAGTGTTGCTAATTCAGTCGCTATGGACATTACAAAGTCTATGCGGTTCACTCTCAGgattaaatagaaaaaaaaaacaatggggTGCTTGTTCTTGGAAAGCACTTGGAAAGAAATACAGGCCCAGGCACCACATGTGTTGCATTGGGAGTAAAAACTTTAGTTTTTTCCTGTGTAAATGCATTAAGTCAGGCATGTCTTAAGTGAAGATATTTTATATGAAACCCTCAGAGCACAATGGTTGCCAAGTGGTTACTAAGCAATTTACATCACCATTTTCCCAGATTCTTGCAACATTAGGGAAAAACAAGAAGATCCACAACAAATGCTGGGAAACACACTGACGCTACTGAGATATTGATCTCCAATGGCTATATACCAAAGTATGTAGCTGTAATGCATGCTAGTCTTTGATTAGCAGCTtccttagttaatgttaacaatgggAGTATTTCAGTGAGAagagaccacacacacacatacacacacacagaaaatggACTGGGGCGACTGACCTGACCCACTACCCTACATTCCATCTATACAGCCAGTCATGCATGCTAACTGCAATGCGTACAGTTTAGATGTTGGTATGTTTGTCTTTCTATATCAAAAACTTTCTTGCCAGTCGGCTGGAATGTCATAGTTTGAtcacatgagtgtgtgtgtgtgtgtgtgtgtgtgtgtgtgtgtgtgtgtaacaaagCCATGCATCTACTTCACTACCAAAGAGAGGAAGCTGCCAGCAAACACTTGATTTTCCGTTCATAACCAAAAATATGGCAAATGCTTTTTATAGAATAATTAATAcaagtaataaaataaagcataatgGAAATTTGAAAAAAGTATCTGAAATTGACAGTGATCATTTATAGCACATTGTAAACATGTCTGCAATAATCTCCACTTTATACTATTTTGTCAGACAGAAGAATCTTTGCAATAACATAAAAAACATCTGCTTTAAAACCATTACTAACCCGTTTATAAAACACACTAAACCGTCACAATTAGATATTCAAAGGTAAGTGAGGtttttacttgtttataaatgtataatgtcTCTAACCAAGgttgtattaatttattcaaaaatacagtacaaactaaatattcttataatttaaaataaccgtTTTCTGGCAAAGTTGAATTGTCAGCATCCTtacgccagtctttagtgtcacattaattaaatatttcttatcatcaccaatgttgaaaacagctgtttaatatttttgtggacattttttaggattctttaattaatataaagttcaaacaaCAAATATAAATCTTCTGTAACATTGTAAATCAATTTGATACATCCTTCctgaataaaagtatgaatttcctttaaataaaaaatcttaagGACTCCAAACTTAGAGACTTATTTTATGGTGTTTTCCTTTTTGAAGCTTGACCGTAGTCATCTGCCTATGTATGAAAAAGAGCTGTCTGGACattctgtttaactttttagtgtgccaaaaaaagaagaaaaatcatGTGGTCTGAAAAACACGAGGGCGagtaaatgttaatttttgcAACCACCTCTCGAACTCGAGCACTGAAGCAGAATGACAAGCAATGGTTGGCCCCTCTTCAAGCTGACGGAAGCATCAGCATGCCTCAAATAATAATGACAGTGTGAAGAAACTTGTGTGAGGCCTTTCCTTCAGGCAATGAATGGTAACTTGTGTACGTGTGTGGGTCAGTCAGTGCTATTTTCTGACAACATTTGTGGGAGGTGTGCCATCAAACGCCTCCAGTTTTACTCTTACGTAAACTGTATGCCTTATTCACGCACTTTACGTCTGTGTAGTCATCCCGACTCATTTCTCAAACTGTTTCGTTCAAGGCCACGGAGGCTGTCGGCAATCGATTATTTTGCTTTTAACGTCCATTACACGCGTTCTCACTCCGCCCTAGTTTCTCTCCCTCGCAAATACTTGCGCTGCATGAAAAAAAGGAGACCGACCCCACCCTCTGGAGCATCCAAAGCAATTCAAAAACTCAAGATTTCACCACACACAAAACCAAAGCGATAAGGATATGAGTTAAGAGGGGGGTGGGGTCAGTATATATAAAGCGTTTCACAAGCAACGTGTCGAACAGCAACACTTCCTCTGTCCGGTTGGTAAACACACAGATGTGCacataatgtaaatgtaaggtTCGACTGATATCGCAGAAAACGTTAGGCTGATATTTAGGAaatgcgtttaaaaaaaaactcacacGGTTTTAATAACTAGCAGGCCTCGTAAATGCACACAGTTGCACACTGCGATCCTGGCTGgataacacacaaaaaaaaacgagATACAACCCAAaccgcgtgtaaaaaaacaggtTTTTTATTAATAGATTGAAAACGGCATCTTATTCACGCCAAGAAACGTTTAAGCATTTGACATGACTTTGGCTATTTTGGGTTTTTCGGGTCCGTCCATGTCGCCCACAGGACAGACTGACACGTCATAAACAAACCTCCTCCTCCTCGCGACCGAGGCCACGGACGTTCTGGTGCCGTTTGTTTGAAAAATAACGACTTCCGCGGAACATTTTTTGCTGATATACACactgataaataaataacatataaTCGACAACTTGTAGCATGCTATGAAGTTATCACACAATCAAGGCTTTGCATTACTAGCCCCTTTGCTTGGACGTTTCCGCTCTGCTCACAATCTCGATAGCCACAACATCGGAAATGGTCTCTTTTTAGCCACATTATTAAATCTGTATTAAACACATCTAGATCCAAATATACCCCATTTTCGAGGCCAGAGGTGGAAGCTATGCTAGCGTATGCTAAGTTTCGCCTAGCCTTACCTTGTCGAGACAATTCACTTTTTCCGTGGGATACACCACTCGGTTACATCTGCCACACAAGGGGTTCATTTTGGAGGAATAGTAGCGAAGGAATGAGATGAAGAATCTACCGGAGAGCACTAGTTTGTATATAACACGCGAGGTGTGGATCACTAGCCGTTGATGAGTCCAGTTCGCACCGCTGGCTGTCAGCGAACGAATCAGACACGGAAGGCGCGCTCACGGCACTGCCGCTGTGTATTGCTGCGCGCTCCCGTGCAGAGATAAGCAAGGGCATTAAGCGGAAGACTTTTACTCTCAAATATTTATTCCTTATCATTTGAAATGGGGAAATTCCCGCAAAGGAGTTAAATGGCTTAAAGCCTTATAGTGTTTGTcttatttgttttaaaccatATTATGAAACGGATCTTAATACAGATACacatataatattgggtgtgtACCTGCCCTCATGCTGCCTGTTCAAACTATGGCGCTTTCGAAGATTAAACACTTAtaagtgtttttaaataatGCGCATTCAGAATTTTCAAACTTAcaatagtaaaataaaatattagtaGGCCTACACAACTAAAACAGCTACAGTGTCTTTGCTGTGTTCTTGTAAATTAGGTCTCATACAAGctattcacgttaaatccaaacATTGAAACAGACGCTTGTTTCAGTTTCGAATCGGATGCAACAAAATACTTTAGCGTGAGCTTCATATTGTCTGTGTCGTCCTTTGTTTGAGCGACACCTGGTGGCTAAATATGCAATAGTTCAGTAAAGTAGGCCTAGAAGATATCCATCAGATAAACAtcagtctgttttgtttttgtgtttcactcaaaaaaaaaaaaaaaagagactaTTGCAGATGTCAAAGCACTTGTCTGTAAAGCTAATTCGTTGGTAAGTGATATTATAATTtcaatttcacaatattttgtGTTGGCTTAACAAGTGAACACAATAAATCCACACTATATACTTTGAGACGGTCTCTCAATGACCTGTGAAAACATCACCTGTAGCATTTGCTTTCGTgggggggtatagctcagtggtagagcatttgactgcagatcaagaggtccccggttcaaatccgggTGCCCcctgttttaattttattttttattattattattttttttaacttcagACCACTTAAACATGAGAAGGCATCTTTAGTAATTGTTTTTCAAGTAACACTTGGAGATGACAGTTATCTGAAACCTGCCATGAATATCTACCAATAACACAAAGACAGAGCCTGGTTATCAAACACAGATTCATGACTACAGAAAGCTGcctcccccctctctctcctagaattgaggtaaaaacacaaaaaaacatctaTTGCTTGTTTAGGCCAACAAGTAGGTCTAAAAGATGACAACGGAAATATGTGAATTGCACAGGAATAAACCAGGGAGCAACTGCTTTGCAAAAAGAagtcaaacacactcaaacCCACTAAACCCTAACGTGTCAGGTATCAGTAATGAAGCACaaattaatctgattaaagtctCTTGAAATCAAAATGTCTTATTGTATTTGAATTGGAAGCCGTGTAATTACATACGTCGCCACCAGGTGTCGCCACAAATAGATGACACTGACTGCCAGGGCATGAAAAGGtgtttaaatcttctaaatcaagtaaaattaCTTAAAGCAAAATCTTAATGCCAAAGGCAACTATAATCATTTATAATGTAATTcgcaaacagcaaaattgtggccagtgaaaatgctgagtggctagtaactttgaaaaaccactagccacaggaGCTGGAAAGCAAaaatgttaatgtcaagccctgctgactgcattgttatagttatgataATACTTCAGTCACAAGGATATTTCTTTTTTAAGAACAAGTCAGTAAACTTgataatgtaaagttaatgcTGGAATACATTACACAACTTTTAAtatctaaaaatattttaaaactggCTACTTACACGGTTACAAAAACGGACCATGCATACATAAATTATACACCAAATCAGTGGacctcaactttttttttattttgaactaGAAATGTAGGCCTAATATGCCTAtatgtgttgtaaaataacgAAATATTAAACAATAGCTTAATTtatgtcgttttaacttattttaatgcttGTTTTgtctaatacatttttttaggaACAAATAACATTTCGTCATGATCCCGGAGGAACCCGTTTGGATACATCGCAGGCTTTTCGGTAGTGTTCTTGTGGAATGTAATCACAGAGCAGTGTGATTACATTCCACAAGAACACTACCGTAAAGGCTGCGATACACTGCATAACTTATTTTTGATCCAGTTTCTTGTCTAAATACATCACAGCTCAACCTAGAAAAGACAGGTTTtttgtcagaaaaaaaaaacagctgcaAAATCATTTCTTAATCTCCCTGTTTGTACTATTTTGAAACCTTGTCTGAAACATTGCATTACCTGCACTTGTGTTTATTGCCTCTGATGAATCGCTTGTTGTATTCTTCATTTGTaaatcactttggataaaagtgtgtTAACACTTTGTGTTAACGCAGTGACATATCCTGAGTATGGGTTACCATACTTGGCCTTCACATGtcacttttctttttaaatgtaatatgtaTTCATTCACTTGCTCACATTTTAGTTAGCACCATTTTAGTATATCCTGAGTCTTTGACAAGATGTGTTACTTGTTTGGTAATGTTCACAGGAGCTCATTCCGATAAAGTGCAATTAGACAGGCAATCATGATATCTAACAGTATATCCTAAGCCTGTAGATATTCAGATGGAAACAGAACAACAAATTGCAACACAAATACCCTCAGAGGTAAAGTGTTCTTCATTTTTTTGCTCAACCCTTTTTAATACGGATTTCCTCACTCTAGCAGGCCATAAAGGCTCAATTCGAGCAATGCAACAGGCCAGATATGGAAATACTCTTTCCTAAAATGGAGTGACAGTGCTGAATTAAAAGACCTTTGTGTATGAAATCCCATATTAATCTTCTTGAATGGCAAAACAAATACTCACCGTGTCACACCGTTTAAATATATAAGGGTGTAGAAGGATCATTGGATGACTTCCCTGTGAAAAAAACACCTGTGACTGTTCTTTGTGtgagggggtatagctcagtggtagagcatttgactgcagatcaagaggtccccggttcaaatccgggTGCCCCCTTCTTATTACCATTCATTATAATCAGACCACATGGTTAAATGACAAGAAACACATGAAAACGCATATAACTAACTTGGCAATAACATAGGTCAAGGAACTGAGGCTTTCCATGAAACTTCACGGTCATAAATCTCACCTACCAGTAGGGCCTGGTTACCAAACACACACCCTAACTGACTACTaagcaattattttattattttggacTCACTTGATGACTCAACAGGAGGAGAAAGCATGGACAGACTATCATCAAATATTCTCAGTCAATAAAGCCGGGTTGTCATCAAATGTAAGAACTCCCATTGATTCCATTTGATCCCAGTGGTTCTTTACCCAAGTGCCGGGGTCAACAAAAAACTGCCAAAGGGGCCTAATGActtcaaattatttaaaataatacaaaacaagacaaaaataaatatatatatatttttttttagttatgcCAAGCTCTGAAGTATTGAAGTCAAAAAGGTTGAGATCCATTGCCATAGACAGAACACATTTTTAACACCTTGTGGCATGCAAATGTGCATGAATGTATCGATCAGTTTTTataaagtagcctatatatttttgttgccaCACACATCTGCACATCAAGTATAATTTACTGAGGCCAATAGGTTGAAGTACCGTTTTTTATCTTTGAagtggcagtggatttcagaattcCACAGATTCTGAAAACCACTGCTGCTTTACCTTAGTATTAACCAgagttttcatttatttgttcataaaatattaaatggaAAGAACATAGATAAAAATGATGtacattaacattttttttacaccaGCATCATTTCAGGGTGTAAACAGcagtaaaaaaaactacatgTAGGACAAATCTTGATAAAAAGATCTTGAGCAAAAACAGTGATTTaacactgaaataaaattatttataaagacTTTCTACAAGTGAGAAAGTCTGTTTTTCCtcctaaataaatatttaccaAGTTTAGCACATCACTTGTATCTTTGTGAGGTCTAACAACAGCTTATTCAGAAACCTAGATTGTAAATGTAGTGTTGGGGGCAGATTTGATACAATGATCTACCTTGATCATTCTACTTTGAGCAAAGCAAACTGCACACAACATGCATGCCAAATAGATGTTCAGGTCTTTAAGTTAAATGCATTAGCATACAGTTCTACATAAGGAGGGGAGCCATTATCATCTGAATGTTCAATGCAAATTGAGCTATAGTGAGCTTCTGTTTGAGCTGATAATGATTGATTGTCTTGATCTCGTCCGGGCACCAACTTTGTCTTAACTACTCAACAGTCAAATACATTCTGAACCCAGGCTAAATACAATTCTCAAAAGACATGCTTTAGTAGATTTTTATTCGTACAAAAAATTTGTACAAAATTATATAAGAAAACATGATTTGAATAATCAAGTCTACTTTCAGAATAAAATACTTGAACACTATGTTCCATTCTGCATGCACACATTTGTACAACATACATAAATCAGTTCCTTTTAAATACTTCAAGTATGCTTGTTCAATAGCTTAGTGGCTCATCACAGATCAGCATGAGCATGTGAAACGTCTCTTCCCCCCACCCCGCCCAACCCCTCCTCAGATTGCTGCCTGTAGACAATTGCCCCACATGGAAAGCGCAGCCGTCGGCACAGCAAGAGGTGAATACAGTGGCACCAAATCATCATGATCAAGTCAGATCATTTTTAGAAGTCTGTAATGTAAACATGTGGACCTCTAGAACGGAGTCACATAATGTACAAACACAAATGTGtattcacacatacacattctcacacacacacacacacacaaagtctcCAGGCTCTTTCTGGTTTCCAGAGTAGACGGATGAGGTGTGTTCCTCCAGGCTTCAGCATTATTTTAGTATTTCTCCGAGCACACCGAGGCACTGAGAGCTGGATGAAAGTTGAAGAAGGCCTAATCTCTCTTTCAACAGTTCCAGAGATTTAAGAAGTACCGCTGCTGGACTTATTCGCCACAACACGGGAGCGCATCCAGTCTAGACTGGCCCGTAAACTGTAGGAGGAAAAGAGAAAGAGGTGGTTACATATTGTATAAACTGACCCTCACTCAGACCTCAAACATCTTAACCTATAATATTTGCAAGTTCCTAAGGCCTGCAATTTCTCAACGTGATCGCAACACAACTAAAACCTGTTGAACACAATCTGCTACATGCCTTCTGTCAAAGTtctaaactatatatatatatacacgttttttaaaagtaaaaggCCTTTAAGGACAATTCTATAAAACTATCCACCTTCATGTCTTTTTGATGAGAAATCAAACTTCGAAATCTGTAAgcattaaaatgatttttatattgtaagtaATGTTTTAAGATGAACACTTACTGAACTGAAGTGCCGTAGGTTTACCTGATTATCCAtacgtaattttttttaaactatataaAAATGTGAGTATTAAATATGATACATCAGGATTCTGAGTCAAGTAATGTTTATTTGAACATATAAGTCAGCATTGCATTGTGTACAACTAAAACTACAGAGCTTTGATCAATAAAACAAGCATAAAAATCTTCTAATTCTTATATTATTGGAAAATATAGAGTGTAAACAATATATGCAGTTTATGCAATTAGTCTGCTATACTGTTATAATGATCTCATAAATACAATATCATTAccaacaataaaaaatacattagtaaaattacattaaaagcTATTCGAATTCTTTTTACTTTTTGCCATATAATTATCAGCATAGTTTTGCTTTCTTATTATCAGCATAATTCCCTCCTTGAGTATAATCTctatatatcatataatatatgAGCTGTTAAAGCCAGATGTATCAAATGTGTTACTAGacacaaataaaatacacatacaagcttttagattttttttctaaaggttcaataaattgttaataaaaaaaaaaaaaaagagagatttcTCTCACTACTATTTAATATGTCAGGCTTTACAGGGTTAAACTAAAAagacacagtggtaaacatatACACTCCTATAAAACACACATACCCTTCTCCAGTGAGTGCGCAGCAAGCCTGGACATGCCAGGAACGAGCAGTGAGCGAGCTGAGGGTCAGACTATGAGAGATCTCTGCAGCAGACATACTGTTCTTCATGTCCTGCTTATTCGCCAAAACCAGCACAGATGCGTTCTGCAGATCCTGTATGGAGGGTCGAGGAGGAGAAGGAATTCAGATTAACTATTAACAAGAAAGCATAATATTCAAAGCAGTTAAGAGTAGGGCTGATCTCACGTGGTCTAACCCAACTCTAAAAAAATGGATTTAATCATTTGTTTGCAAATGCAAAATGTACATGGAAATCTCTAGAGGATATGTAAACCACGGTCAAAAGTTTACATTCTTCCATTAAGTACAAAATCATCTCTTATTTGCACCCTTTTTACAATTATTttgcattaaatattttttaaataggctGCAGTAGCGGTTTGGTCAAAATAAGGATATCTCTTCTTAAATAGAGATATTCTATTGAAGTGTTCTTACTGAGAACTAAAACTACTTGGACATTTTTGTTGTGAAtgacaaaaatgacaaaagtcaAAAATtagtaatacaattatttatttaaaaaaaaaactatactgatttgaacatatttaaaaggctaaataaatgaataaaatattataacaaataaatagattttaaaCCCAGACTACATGTGCAAAGTGCATGAAAAACCATGAAATCCTCATAACGGTGTCATGAAGCAGCTGACTGCAAACTAACCTCGTGTGCAAGCATGCGATGAAGCTCCTCTTTAGTTACAGTCAGGCGTTCTCGGTCAGTGCTATCAACAACCAGGATGATAATCTGTAAAATTTAGAGAGGAAGATTATACATCGTGTAAAGTCAA encodes:
- the arl5c gene encoding putative ADP-ribosylation factor-like protein 5C, whose amino-acid sequence is MGLLFAKLMTVFGDREHKVIIVGLDNAGKTTILYQFLTKEAVYTSPTIGSNVEEIAVKKTRFLVWDIGGQESLRATWNSYYCNTEIIILVVDSTDRERLTVTKEELHRMLAHEDLQNASVLVLANKQDMKNSMSAAEISHSLTLSSLTARSWHVQACCALTGEGLRASLDWMRSRVVANKSSSGTS